GTGCCCATCAGTTGCGCGCCGATCGGGAGGCCCGTGTCGGTGAAGCCGGCGGGGACGTTCACGCTCGGCCAGCCGAGGACGTTCCACGGCCAGGTGTAGGGGCAGGCGGCGGTGATCAGGTTGTTGGTGGCGTGGACGCCGATGCCGTCGATGTCTTCGGCGAATGGTGCCGGGGTTGCGGTGGTGGGGGCGAGGACCAGGTCGTAGTTCTGGAAGAAGCTGCCGATTCGCTTGTGCAGCAAAGGTTCTGCCTGGCGCGCGGCGAACAGGGCCGGACCGCCGAGCAGTCTGCCGAAGCGAGTGTTGGCGATGGTGCGCGGATCGACTTCGGCGCCGGGCATGTTCTGGTGCACCGCGCGGATGCCCGCCATGGAACGCGGCAGGAAGGACGCACCGATCAGCAGCCCGTAGTGCAGATCGGCGACGGTGACGGTGTGGCCGAGCGTGCGCAACGTGTCGCCGATGCCGCGGACCGCCGCCGCGATCTGCGGGTCGAGCGTAGTTCTGGTGGCGGTGAACGGAATTCGCAGCGAGAGCGCGATGCGCAGCCGCCCGGGATCGCGTCCCACGGCGTCGGTGGCCGAGATCGGTGCGGGCGTGTGCCGGTCGCCGGAATGCGGTCCCGCGGCCACGTCGAGCAGCAGTGCGGCGTCGGCGACGGTCCGGGCCAGCGGGCCGTTCACGGTGAGACCGTAGAAGGCTTCGGCGTGCGGCCAGGTGGAGATGCGGCCGCGCTGCGGTTTGATGCCGACGAGATTGGTCCACGCGGCGGGGATGCGGATGGAGCCCGCGCCGTCGGAACCCAGTGCGGCGGGCACCAATCCGGCCGCGACGGCGGCCGCCGAGCCGCCGGAGGAACCGCCGGGCGTGCGGTCGGCGGCCCACGGATTCCGGGTGTGGCCGAAGGCGGCGGCGCTGGTGAACGGCAGCTGGCCGAGTTCGCAGGTGTTGGTCTTGCCGACGATCACCGCGCCCGCGGCGCGCAGCCGCCGAACCGATTCGGCGTCTTCGGTTTTCGGCGGGAAGGTGCCGCCGCAACCGAACGCGGTGGGCTCGCCTGCGATATCGGTGTCGTCCTTCACCGCGACCGGCACGCCGAGCAGTGGCAGTCGCTCACCTGCCGCGAGCCGGGCGTCGGCTGCGGCGGCCTCGGCCAGCGCGTGTGTACGCCGCACGATCCGGAATGCATTGAGCGTCGACTGCGCGGCGTCGATCCGGTCGAGCGCGGCACCCACGGCGGCGGCCGAGCTGATCGTGCCGTCGGCGATCGCAGCCGCGAGATCGGTCAGCCCCATGTCGCCCGTCAGCGGTTCGGCGGGTGGCCGGGTGGGATCGGTAGCGGTCATGTGAGCTCCGTCTCGTCGGCGGTGGAAGAACCGTAACGCGAACCTGGACAAGCGACTAGTCCGCCTGCTGTCTCGGGCTGCGCGGTCCTGTCCGGGTGAACGAGGGCGGGCCGAGTTCCCTTGCCTCTCTTGAGAACCCCGTGCGGGCGCGGAGGCTGTGGTCAACCAGGCTCTAGACATACATACGGTATGTATGTAAAGGTGATGGCACCGCGACTCGATGGAGGAAGACGATGGCAACCAGCACCGCACTCGGCCGGACGCACGAGATCGATCTGCCCGGCGGCCGCATCCGGTACCACGACACGGGGGAGGGGCCGCCCGTCGTCTTCGTGCACGGCCTGCTCGTCAACGCGGATCTGTGGCGCAACGTGGTGCCGGGCATCGCTGCGGCCGGCTACCGCTGCCTGGCCCCGGATTGGCCGCTCGGCGCGCATTCGATTCCGGTGCCCGACGCGGATCTCACGCCGACCGGGGTGGCCGACCTCATCGCCGCCTTCCTGGAGCGGCTCGACCTCACCGACGTCACGATCGTCGCCAACGACACCGGCGGCGCGATCACCCAGGTGCTGATGACCCGGCATCCGGCGCGGATCGGACGGGTGGTGCTGGCCGCGGTCGACAGCTACGAGAGTTTCCTGCCCGCGCCGTTCACCGCACTGGGCTGGCTGGGGTGGGTGCCGGGTTCGCTGCGGCCGCTGCTGGAAGCCCTGCGGATCCGGGCGCTGCACCGCACGCCGCTGGCATTCGGCCTAGTGGTCAAGCGGCTGCCGCCGCGGGAGGTCGTCGATTCGTATGTGTTGCCGAGCCGCAGGTCCGGCGGGGTGCGGCGAGACCTGCGGCGGTTCCTGAAGACCGCGCGCCGCAAGTACACGCTGGAAGCCGCGAAACATTTCGCGGGGGTCGAGGTTCCGGTGCTGCTGGTGTGGGCGCGCGAGGACCGGGTTTTCCCGCTCTCGTTCGCCGAACGCCTGGCCCGCGACCTGCCGCACGCGACGTTGCAGGTCGTCGACGACGCTTACACCCTCCTGCCGGAGGACCAGCCCGAGTTGCTCACCGCAGCGATCCTGGAGTTCACTCGGCTGCATGCCACGCCGTAGCCAGGAGGATCGCTCCCGCACCACCAGGGCCGCGCTCGAACAGGCCGGACGTCGCCTGTTCACCGAGCGCGGCTTCGCGGCGACCTCGGCGGAAGAGCTGGTCACCGAGGCCGGGGTCACCCGCGGTGCGCTGCATCACCACTACGGCGACAAACGCGGTCTGTTCCTCGCGGTGCTGGAGCAGATCGAGATCGAGAGCACCGCGGAGATCGAATCCGCCATCGGCGCAGTCGATTCCGACGATGTGATGGCCGCGATGGCGGTCGGCCTCGGTCTCTTCCTGGAGATCTGCCAACGCCCGCCCATGCTGCGGATCGCGCTCACCGACGCGCCCGCGGTGCTGGGCTGGCAGGCCTGGCGCGAATTCGAGAGCAGGCATGGTCTCGGCCTGATCACCGCGCAGTTGGAGCGCGCTCGCGCCGCCGGGTTGATCGCGGACGCGCCGGTGCGAGTGCTGAGTCAACTCGTGCTCAGCGCGCTGAGCGAGGCGGCGTTGATCGTCGCGCACGCGGACGACCCCGACGCCGCCCGCACCGAAGCGCAGCAGTCGGTGCTGCTGCTGATCTTCGGCCTGCTGCGGAAGTGACGAATCAGCTCGAGCGCATTGCCGGGCCGGCGCAACGCCCGATCGCGCCGAGCTACTCCACGAACTGCAGCTCGACCTGCGGCAACTCCGCCATCACCCGGGCGCAGACGGCGCGATGCCAGGTGGCGGGGTAGCGGGTGCCCGGCTCGTGCCTGCAGTAGTCGTCGTTGGTCCGGTAGGTGTGCAGGCGCGGCGAGATCTCACCCGCCCCGATGGCGTCGACCATCGCGTCGACGACCTGCTCGGTCTCGTCGGCGATTTCGGCGAGCTCACGCGCGACCGTGTCCGGGATCTGGAACGCGCCCTTCTCCCAGCGCTCCACGGTGCGCTCGGCCACGGCGAAGAGCCGGGCGCACCATGGCACCGGCAGGCCGAGTAATTCTCGAGTGGCCCGGAAACCCGCGGCGGTTCCGGTGCCAAGTAGGTCGTCCAACTGTGAAAACCCCTCCCCAACAGTGCGGTAGAGGAAAAGAATAGGTCAGCGCAACGAGCGGTAATGGCGGATTCGCCGGGACTGGTCGATCAACCCCTACTGGCGCCGGA
This genomic stretch from Nocardia brasiliensis ATCC 700358 harbors:
- a CDS encoding alpha/beta fold hydrolase, with translation MATSTALGRTHEIDLPGGRIRYHDTGEGPPVVFVHGLLVNADLWRNVVPGIAAAGYRCLAPDWPLGAHSIPVPDADLTPTGVADLIAAFLERLDLTDVTIVANDTGGAITQVLMTRHPARIGRVVLAAVDSYESFLPAPFTALGWLGWVPGSLRPLLEALRIRALHRTPLAFGLVVKRLPPREVVDSYVLPSRRSGGVRRDLRRFLKTARRKYTLEAAKHFAGVEVPVLLVWAREDRVFPLSFAERLARDLPHATLQVVDDAYTLLPEDQPELLTAAILEFTRLHATP
- a CDS encoding DUF1870 family protein, with the protein product MDDLLGTGTAAGFRATRELLGLPVPWCARLFAVAERTVERWEKGAFQIPDTVARELAEIADETEQVVDAMVDAIGAGEISPRLHTYRTNDDYCRHEPGTRYPATWHRAVCARVMAELPQVELQFVE
- a CDS encoding TetR/AcrR family transcriptional regulator, translating into MPRRSQEDRSRTTRAALEQAGRRLFTERGFAATSAEELVTEAGVTRGALHHHYGDKRGLFLAVLEQIEIESTAEIESAIGAVDSDDVMAAMAVGLGLFLEICQRPPMLRIALTDAPAVLGWQAWREFESRHGLGLITAQLERARAAGLIADAPVRVLSQLVLSALSEAALIVAHADDPDAARTEAQQSVLLLIFGLLRK
- a CDS encoding amidase is translated as MTATDPTRPPAEPLTGDMGLTDLAAAIADGTISSAAAVGAALDRIDAAQSTLNAFRIVRRTHALAEAAAADARLAAGERLPLLGVPVAVKDDTDIAGEPTAFGCGGTFPPKTEDAESVRRLRAAGAVIVGKTNTCELGQLPFTSAAAFGHTRNPWAADRTPGGSSGGSAAAVAAGLVPAALGSDGAGSIRIPAAWTNLVGIKPQRGRISTWPHAEAFYGLTVNGPLARTVADAALLLDVAAGPHSGDRHTPAPISATDAVGRDPGRLRIALSLRIPFTATRTTLDPQIAAAVRGIGDTLRTLGHTVTVADLHYGLLIGASFLPRSMAGIRAVHQNMPGAEVDPRTIANTRFGRLLGGPALFAARQAEPLLHKRIGSFFQNYDLVLAPTTATPAPFAEDIDGIGVHATNNLITAACPYTWPWNVLGWPSVNVPAGFTDTGLPIGAQLMGTADTEPLLISVAAQLESELHWERARPEPWWTAA